From the Gasterosteus aculeatus chromosome 13, fGasAcu3.hap1.1, whole genome shotgun sequence genome, one window contains:
- the polk gene encoding DNA polymerase kappa isoform X2, producing the protein MENGVASTKGPGFLSRMALNDNKAGMQGVDRDKINKIIMESSKGSRFYENELKKEQQVNHRIEKMMLQKAHITEKQLQKAHAQVEWMATELERSRDLSRAIVHVDMDAFYAAVEMRDCPELKDKPMAVGSMSMLSTSNYHARKYGVRAAMPGFIAKKLCPNLVIVPTNFDKYRAVSDEIREIFADYDPHFQPMSLDEAYLDFTHHVEQRQSWPESKRTHHFHASSAAKGGEQMELPTVVVPEENDLSPLLFEDSPSTSPCVLVSDGVGAAGGAFEVFGTSLEEAVREMRFRIEQKTTLTASAGIAPNTMLAKVCSDKNKPNGQYRLPSTREAVMDFVQNLPVRKVSGIGKVSEKMLNALGISSCSHLGQQMALLSLLFSETAWHHLMQVSLGLGSTCISRNEERKSMSTERTFKELSNVEEQLSFCRELCEDLAEDMKKEGLKGKTVTLKLKNVNFEVKSRALTLSYAVATVDEIFAVAKDLLKTEIDYESPQPLRLRLMGVRISAFVSTDEKKPLQRSIIGFLKQDKTDLSGPSHGTDEKLEKNNLPSPSFQTGPPACLPLVQTCRRPEEVPCGIKQGGQTTEEPKQSFFQRAHAKRLELQAAHASTQKEVGGENGSAVASTDLPPTHAAPGVSENDFVPPVEARASTSRCGGTESESLTCPVCFRQVETTDLNAFNRHIDRCLGDASRKPGAHTVSDTESDLDVESGQKESAPCESNGVDPQEDQRGLENDSLRTALPIRGDNGAETSRLPRPRSDKGPVLVCPVCQLTQDSDDLTIFNHHVDLCLNQEVLHELEGRTSSPINPPSVINSKAIEVVSCR; encoded by the exons ATGGAAAATGGGGTGGCATCCACCAAAGGACCGGGGTTCCTCTCCAGGATGGCCCTCAATGACAACAAGGCTGGTATGCAGGGTGTTGACAGGGACAAGATCAACAAAATCATCATGGAGTCGTCCAAG GGATCTAGGTTTTATGAGAATGAGTTGaagaaagagcagcaggtgaacCACCGCATTGAGAAAATGATGCTACAAAAGGCACACATCACAGAAAAACAGTTACAGAAAGCACACGCTCAA GTGGAGTGGATGGCCACTGAGCTCGAAAGGAGTCGGGATCTCAGCCGTGCGATTGTTCATGTGGACATGGATGCTTTCTACGCTGCCGTGGAGATGAGGGACTGCCCTGAGCTGAAAGACAAGCCCATGGCTGTAGGATCCATGAGCATGCTG TCAACATCTAACTACCATGCCAGGAAGTACGGAGTTCGAGCTGCCATGCCCGGGTTCATCGCAAAGAAACTCTGCCCAAACTTAGTCATTGTGCCAACTAACTTTGATAAATACAGAGCTGTGAGTGATGAG ATCCGGGAGATCTTTGCAGACTATGACCCTCACTTCCAGCCGATGAGCCTTGATGAAGCCTATCTGGATTTTACACACCACGTGGAACAGAGACAGAGCTGGCCAGAATCCAAACGTACACATCACTTCCACGCCAGCAGTGCCGCTAAAG GTGGAGAGCAGATGGAGCTTCCCACGGTGGTGGTGCCAGAGGAAAATGACCTCTCTCCACTCCTGTTTGAGGACAGCCCGAGCACCTCTCCCTGCGTGTTGGTCTCCGATGGTGTCGGTGCTGCTGGAGGTGCCTTTGAGGTGTTTGGTACTTCTCTTGAAGAAGCTGTGAGAGAGATGCGCTTCCGCATCGAGCAGAAGACCACGCTAACAGCCAGCGCAG GAATCGCTCCAAACACAATGCTTGCCAAGGTGTGCAGCGACAAAAACAAGCCCAACGGCCAATACAGACTCCCCTCCACACGAGAGGCCGTCATGGACTTTGTCCAAAATCTTCCAGTCCGCAAA GTGTCTGGCATCGGGAAAGTGAGCGAAAAGATGCTGAACGCTCTCGGCATAAGCAGCTGTTCTCATCTTGGCCAGCAGATGgcgttgctgtcgttgttgttcTCGGAGACCGCCTGGCATCACCTCATGCAGGTTTCCTTGGGTCTGGGCTCCACGTGTATATCTAG GAATGAAGAAAGGAAAAGCATGAGCACGGAAAG GACATTCAAAGAACTGAGTAATGTTGAGGAGCAGTTGTCTTTTTGTAGGGAGCTCTGTGAAGACTTAGCAGAGGACATGAAGAAAGAAGGTCTAAAG GGTAAAACGGTAACACTGAAGCTTAAGAACGTGAACTTTGAGGTGAAATCCAGGGCGCTGACGCTGTCGTATGCTGTTGCTACGGTGGATGAGATTTTTGCTGTTGCTAAGGACTTACTGAAAACGGAAATCGACTATGAAAGCCCCCAGCCGCTCAGATTGAGACTCATGG GTGTGAGAATCTCCGCTTTTGTCAGTACAGATGAAAAAAAGCCCCTTCAGAGAAGCATCATCGGCTTTCTAAAACAAGACAAGACGGACCTCAGCGGCCCTTCCCACGGCACGGATGAAAAGCTTGAGAAAAACAACCTCCCGAGTCCCTCCTTCCAAACCGGGCCCCCCGCCTGTCTTCCCCTCGTGCAGACGTGCCGGAGACCAGAGGAAGTGCCCTGCGGGATTAAGCAGGGGGGTCAGACTACCGAGGAACCCAAACAGTCTTTCTTTCAAAGGGCACATGCCAAACGACTGGAACTCCAGGCGGCGCATGCAAGCACCCAAAAGGAAGTAGGTGGGGAGAATGGTTCTGCGGTTGCTTCCACAGACCTTCCACCGACCCACGCGGCCCCAGGTGTGTCagaaaatgactttgttcccCCCGTAGAGGCCCGCGCATCCACATCACGCTGTGGTGGCACTGAGTCGGAGAGCCTCACCTGTCCGGTGTGTTTCAGGCAAGTGGAGACCACCGACTTGAATGCCTTCAACAGGCATATAGACCGGTGTCTCGGTGACGCCTCTAGAAAGCCCGGCGCGCACACGGTTTCTGACACGGAGTCAGACCTGGACGTCGAGAGCGGCCAGAAAGAATCGGCACCGTGCGAGTCGAACGGAGTCGACCCCCAAGAAGACCAACGCGGCTTGGAAAACGATTCGCTCCGAACGGCGTTGCCGATCCGCGGCGACAATGGAGCGGAAACCTCGCGTCTGCCTCGGCCACGCAGTGATAAAGGCCCCGTCCTCGTCTGCCCAGTGTGTCAGCTGACCCAGGATAGTGATGACCTCACTATCTTCAACCACCACGTTGACCTCTGCCTGAACCAGGAGGTCCTGCATGAGCTGGAGGGGCGGACATCATCTCCCATAAATCCCCCCTCAGTTATAAATAGCAAGGCCATAG AAGTGGTCTCCTGCCGATAA
- the ankdd1b gene encoding uncharacterized protein ankdd1b → MERRSLALRAMIKKHRPKTENMDPRKWMREETVRGFTDFILNKHSDTDTDKSFDSNDMLLDAEKQFMEAAKRNDVVTMKTLARGLNANAKNVDNRTALHYAVAGKNKEAVQLLLQRRVKVDQRDKYGVTPIHLAAWFGSLDILKLLVQAGAEQKVENEEGLNIMHCAAINNHNDIVEYIINDLQMKELDKDDKSGQQPFASAAEHGSVAMMDMLIAPYDMATMKANKSGDTSLHLAAKNGHSDAVQLLLHSFDTRDEVNMNGETALYQAAEKGHEECVLILLEAGCDPNILTTAKCSALHPVSERGDTSIVQLLLDYKAHTDFQNQHLEAPIHLAVKNSHIPVIHSLLAAGCDINIADKRCQTAMHLAAELARIDVVEMLLKAELDLTLRDKQGKTALGVAVRADEVIIVDMIIKAERYYAYKKANPELNESIHSENPLTFKLDHRNETKQLRSMAWRLAYKLLKAGDWRRLAEHWGFTEEQVSAIKEQWTGQQSYQEHGNRMLLIWLHGEELAQKRTAMELYQGLILTGNKKAADVIRMEANNSSSKSCRIS, encoded by the exons ATGGAGAGAAGAAGTTTGGCTTTGAGGGCGATGATCAAGAAGCATCGGCCCAAGACCGAAAATATGGACCCTCGGAAGTGGATGAGAGAGGAGACTGTGAGGGGTTTTACTGACTTCATATTGAACAAGCACTCAGACACAGATACGGATAAGAGCTTCGACAGCAACGACATGC TGCTTGATGCAGAGAAGCAGTTTATGGAAGCAGCCAAGAGAAATGACGTGGTGACCATGAAGACGCTTGCAAGAGGGCTGAACGCCAATGCAAAGAATGTG GATAACAGGACTGCCCTTCACTATGCAGTGGCTGGTAAAAACAAGGAAGCCGTGCAGCTTCTTCTCCAGCGCAGGGTCAAAGTGGACCAAAGGGACAAG TACGGTGTGACGCCCATTCATTTAGCCGCCTGGTTTGGCAGTTTGGACATCTTGAAATTATTAGTGCAAGCCGGGGCCGAACAGAAGGTTGAGAACGAG GAAGGACTGAACATCATGCACTGCGCCGCTATCAACAACCACAATGATATTGTAGAGTATATTATTAATGACCTGCAGATGAAAGAACTTGATAAAGACGACAAG TCAGGACAGCAGCCGTTTGCGTCGGCAGCCGAGCATGGATCTGTTGCAATGATGGATATGCTAATTGCGCCATATGACATGGCCACCATGAAGGCCAACAAG AGCGGGGACACGTCCCTCCACCTAGCTGCCAAGAACGGCCACTCGGACGCCGTACAATTGCTGCTGCACAGCTTTGACACGCGGGATGAAGTCAATATG AACGGGGAGACGGCTCTGTACCAGGCTGCAGAAAAAGGCCATGAGGAATGTGTCCTGATCCTGCTGGAGGCCGGCTGTGACCCAAACATCCTTACAACG GCCAAATGCAGCGCTCTCCATCCAGTTTCAGAAAGAGGAGACACGTCCATTGTCCAACTTCTCTTAGATTACAAAGCCCATACGGACTTCCAGAATCAG CACTTGGAGGCTCCGATCCACCTGGCAGTGAAAAACAGTCACATCCCTGTCATCCATTCTCTACTGGCGGCCGGCTGTGACATTAATATTGCTGATAAG CGGTGTCAGACTGCTATGCATCTTGCTGCAGAGCTGGCCAGAATAGACGTTGTAGAAATGCTTCTCAAAGCCGAGCTGGATCTGACCCTGCGCGACAAG CAGGGTAAGACGGCTCTGGGTGTGGCAGTCAGGGCGGACGAGGTGATTATTGTGGACATGATCATCAAAGCAGAAAGATACTACGCCTATAAGAAG GCAAACCCAGAACTTAATGAGAGCATTCACAGCGAGAATCCGCTGACGTTTAAACTCGACCACCGCAATGAGACCAAGCAGCTCCGCTCCATGGCCTGGCGCCTGGCCTACAAGCTTCTGAAGGCAGGAGACTGGAGAAGACTCGCAGAGCACTGGGGCTTCACAGAGGAGCAAGTGTCGGCCATCAAGGAGCAATGGACAG GTCAGCAGAGCTATCAGGAACATGGAAACAGGATGCTCCTGATCTGGCTCCACGGGGAGGAGTTGGCTCAGAAGAGAACTGCAATGGAACTCTATCAAGGCCTCATCCTCACAGGGAACAAGAAAGCCGCAG ATGTGATTCGGATGGAGGCAAATAATTCCAGCAGTAAGAGTTGCAGGATTTCATGA
- the poc5 gene encoding centrosomal protein POC5 isoform X1, whose translation MSSDEEPSSPVLPKDSDPGSSVSSDLQDEYEELLRYAVVTPKLDRLTSAHSQRPSHLPAGSRTSQRKEDTKSLRPADMASEAKDGGHSSRSVRSSQVSPLLEPSTRLKVSHAEDMAGRSCSRVSVLSNAPSDRLQTVSERSRPSSPHQLDSAVTEMFISEENICKMENILDVWSNNLKSNVLTELRKWKLACMDQHQLEMRREKERYAAQSADLRTEIDGLKGLLNTYETSNQRKDEVIMNLSQVLDRNKEKHEKMRAFTHWRIQHSEAKEEARAAQVARQHYNLQLKKKVWFGWQSLIQKHWKVKVERACRARAEEVCTRLSTEYEAKLAEHCEAIEKAQAEIQRLRLERERSEESMKKAFMRGVCALNMEALGMFQTTEGQPSVQEQHDNLPPQDEYSATSGQLQPYPTSSTQFSPVYFDRPDPSHSRAEDMMGFGAAASRAEVITAAVHSSLPLGGTASSHKQVSGCVVTASQQRASKTVTARGTARPDAGKAARVNLQVTSVAPPMSSVVVERHHPVTQLTIGQATAAKFPRSSQQGQSSTRGRSSSRAPSSTCHAHSIKVVD comes from the exons ATGTCCTCTGACGAAGAACCAAGCAGTCCTGTCCTGCCCAAGGACTCTGATCCTGGCAGCTCTGTGTCCTCTGATCTTCAG GATGAGTATGAGGAGCTCCTCCGATATGCTGTTGTCACCCCAAAGCTCGACAGACTCACCAGTGCTCATTCGCAGCGGCCCTCACATCTGCCTGCAGGGAGTCGGACTTCACAGAGAAAAGAGGACACAAAATCACTGCGCCCAGCAG ATATGGCCAGCGAAGCTAAAGATGGAGGGCATTCCAGCAGGAGTGTAAGATCATCACAGGTCTCCCCCTTACTTGAGCCCTCCACACGTCTAAAAGTCtctcatg CTGAGGATATGGCAGGTCGGTCATGTAGCAGGGTGTCCGTGCTCTCAAACGCTCCCTCAGACAGGTTACAGACAGTGTCTGAGAGGTCAAGGCCAAGCAGCCCACACCAACTCGATTCTGCTGTGACCGAGATGTTCATATCGGAGGAAAACATATGCAAGATGGAGAACATACTGGACGTGTGGAGCAACAACCTGAAG TCAAATGTGCTGACAGAGCTCAGGAAGTGGAAGCTTGCGTGCATGGACCAACACCAACTGGaaatgaggagagagaaggagaggtaTGCAGCCCAGAGCGCTGACTTGAGGACAGAAATAGACGGTCTGAAGGGGCTGCTGAACACCTACGAGACTTCCAACCAGAGAAAAGATGAG GTGATCATGAACCTGAGCCAGGTGTTggacagaaataaagaaaaacatgaaaagatGAGAGCCTTCACCCACTGGAGAATCCAGCACTCTGAGGCCAAAGAGGAG GCACGTGCGGCTCAGGTAGCACGACAGCACTACAACTTGCAGCTGAAGAAGAAGGTGTGGTTCGGCTGGCAGTCTCTGATCCAGAAACACTGGAAGGTCAAGGTGGAGCGGGCTTGCCGTGCAAGGGCTGAAGAAGTCTGCACCCGTCTGTCTACAGAGTATGAGGCCAAGCTGGCAGAG CACTGTGAGGCTATAGAAAAGGCCCAGGCAGAGATTCAGAGACTGCGGCTAGAGCGAGAGCGTTCTGAAGAATCTATGAAGAAAGCCTTCATGAGGGGCGTGTGTGCTCTCAACATGGAGGCTCTCGGCATGTTTCAAACCACAGAGGGACAACCTTCAGTTCAAGAACAGCACG aTAATCTGCCTCCTCAGGATGAGTACTCTGCTACATCGGGTCAACTACAACCTTATCCAACCTCCTCCACACAGTTTAGCCCCGTCTACTTTGACCGCCCGGACCCTTCCCACAGCCGAGCAGAGGATATG ATGGGCTTTGGTGCCGCCGCGTCCAGGGCAGAAGTGATAACTGCAGCAGTGCACAGCTCCCTCCCACTCGGGGGCACTGCAAGTTCCCACAAACAG GTGAGCGGTTGCGTCGTCACTGCCAGTCAACAAAGAGCTTCAAAGACTGTAACGGCTCGCGGCACCGCCCGCCCTGACGCTGGCAAGGCTGCGCGGGTCAACCTCCAGGTGACGAGTGTGGCTCCGCCCATGAGCTCTGTGGTCGTTGAACGCCATCATCCCGTTACGCAG CTCACTATCGGTCAGGCCACGGCCGCTAAGTTTCCTCGCTCCTCCCAACAGGGCCAAAGCTCCACCAGAGGCAGAAGCTCCTCCAGAGCACCCAGCAGCACGTGCCATGCGCACTCTATCAAAGTAGTTGATTGA
- the polk gene encoding DNA polymerase kappa isoform X1, protein MENGVASTKGPGFLSRMALNDNKAGMQGVDRDKINKIIMESSKGSRFYENELKKEQQVNHRIEKMMLQKAHITEKQLQKAHAQVEWMATELERSRDLSRAIVHVDMDAFYAAVEMRDCPELKDKPMAVGSMSMLSTSNYHARKYGVRAAMPGFIAKKLCPNLVIVPTNFDKYRAVSDEIREIFADYDPHFQPMSLDEAYLDFTHHVEQRQSWPESKRTHHFHASSAAKGGEQMELPTVVVPEENDLSPLLFEDSPSTSPCVLVSDGVGAAGGAFEVFGTSLEEAVREMRFRIEQKTTLTASAGIAPNTMLAKVCSDKNKPNGQYRLPSTREAVMDFVQNLPVRKVSGIGKVSEKMLNALGISSCSHLGQQMALLSLLFSETAWHHLMQVSLGLGSTCISRNEERKSMSTERTFKELSNVEEQLSFCRELCEDLAEDMKKEGLKGKTVTLKLKNVNFEVKSRALTLSYAVATVDEIFAVAKDLLKTEIDYESPQPLRLRLMGVRISAFVSTDEKKPLQRSIIGFLKQDKTDLSGPSHGTDEKLEKNNLPSPSFQTGPPACLPLVQTCRRPEEVPCGIKQGGQTTEEPKQSFFQRAHAKRLELQAAHASTQKEVGGENGSAVASTDLPPTHAAPGVSENDFVPPVEARASTSRCGGTESESLTCPVCFRQVETTDLNAFNRHIDRCLGDASRKPGAHTVSDTESDLDVESGQKESAPCESNGVDPQEDQRGLENDSLRTALPIRGDNGAETSRLPRPRSDKGPVLVCPVCQLTQDSDDLTIFNHHVDLCLNQEVLHELEGRTSSPINPPSVINSKAIARSGLLPIKASKGKSKRRDSPSSPPSKKAKCRGFHNTIDKFFR, encoded by the exons ATGGAAAATGGGGTGGCATCCACCAAAGGACCGGGGTTCCTCTCCAGGATGGCCCTCAATGACAACAAGGCTGGTATGCAGGGTGTTGACAGGGACAAGATCAACAAAATCATCATGGAGTCGTCCAAG GGATCTAGGTTTTATGAGAATGAGTTGaagaaagagcagcaggtgaacCACCGCATTGAGAAAATGATGCTACAAAAGGCACACATCACAGAAAAACAGTTACAGAAAGCACACGCTCAA GTGGAGTGGATGGCCACTGAGCTCGAAAGGAGTCGGGATCTCAGCCGTGCGATTGTTCATGTGGACATGGATGCTTTCTACGCTGCCGTGGAGATGAGGGACTGCCCTGAGCTGAAAGACAAGCCCATGGCTGTAGGATCCATGAGCATGCTG TCAACATCTAACTACCATGCCAGGAAGTACGGAGTTCGAGCTGCCATGCCCGGGTTCATCGCAAAGAAACTCTGCCCAAACTTAGTCATTGTGCCAACTAACTTTGATAAATACAGAGCTGTGAGTGATGAG ATCCGGGAGATCTTTGCAGACTATGACCCTCACTTCCAGCCGATGAGCCTTGATGAAGCCTATCTGGATTTTACACACCACGTGGAACAGAGACAGAGCTGGCCAGAATCCAAACGTACACATCACTTCCACGCCAGCAGTGCCGCTAAAG GTGGAGAGCAGATGGAGCTTCCCACGGTGGTGGTGCCAGAGGAAAATGACCTCTCTCCACTCCTGTTTGAGGACAGCCCGAGCACCTCTCCCTGCGTGTTGGTCTCCGATGGTGTCGGTGCTGCTGGAGGTGCCTTTGAGGTGTTTGGTACTTCTCTTGAAGAAGCTGTGAGAGAGATGCGCTTCCGCATCGAGCAGAAGACCACGCTAACAGCCAGCGCAG GAATCGCTCCAAACACAATGCTTGCCAAGGTGTGCAGCGACAAAAACAAGCCCAACGGCCAATACAGACTCCCCTCCACACGAGAGGCCGTCATGGACTTTGTCCAAAATCTTCCAGTCCGCAAA GTGTCTGGCATCGGGAAAGTGAGCGAAAAGATGCTGAACGCTCTCGGCATAAGCAGCTGTTCTCATCTTGGCCAGCAGATGgcgttgctgtcgttgttgttcTCGGAGACCGCCTGGCATCACCTCATGCAGGTTTCCTTGGGTCTGGGCTCCACGTGTATATCTAG GAATGAAGAAAGGAAAAGCATGAGCACGGAAAG GACATTCAAAGAACTGAGTAATGTTGAGGAGCAGTTGTCTTTTTGTAGGGAGCTCTGTGAAGACTTAGCAGAGGACATGAAGAAAGAAGGTCTAAAG GGTAAAACGGTAACACTGAAGCTTAAGAACGTGAACTTTGAGGTGAAATCCAGGGCGCTGACGCTGTCGTATGCTGTTGCTACGGTGGATGAGATTTTTGCTGTTGCTAAGGACTTACTGAAAACGGAAATCGACTATGAAAGCCCCCAGCCGCTCAGATTGAGACTCATGG GTGTGAGAATCTCCGCTTTTGTCAGTACAGATGAAAAAAAGCCCCTTCAGAGAAGCATCATCGGCTTTCTAAAACAAGACAAGACGGACCTCAGCGGCCCTTCCCACGGCACGGATGAAAAGCTTGAGAAAAACAACCTCCCGAGTCCCTCCTTCCAAACCGGGCCCCCCGCCTGTCTTCCCCTCGTGCAGACGTGCCGGAGACCAGAGGAAGTGCCCTGCGGGATTAAGCAGGGGGGTCAGACTACCGAGGAACCCAAACAGTCTTTCTTTCAAAGGGCACATGCCAAACGACTGGAACTCCAGGCGGCGCATGCAAGCACCCAAAAGGAAGTAGGTGGGGAGAATGGTTCTGCGGTTGCTTCCACAGACCTTCCACCGACCCACGCGGCCCCAGGTGTGTCagaaaatgactttgttcccCCCGTAGAGGCCCGCGCATCCACATCACGCTGTGGTGGCACTGAGTCGGAGAGCCTCACCTGTCCGGTGTGTTTCAGGCAAGTGGAGACCACCGACTTGAATGCCTTCAACAGGCATATAGACCGGTGTCTCGGTGACGCCTCTAGAAAGCCCGGCGCGCACACGGTTTCTGACACGGAGTCAGACCTGGACGTCGAGAGCGGCCAGAAAGAATCGGCACCGTGCGAGTCGAACGGAGTCGACCCCCAAGAAGACCAACGCGGCTTGGAAAACGATTCGCTCCGAACGGCGTTGCCGATCCGCGGCGACAATGGAGCGGAAACCTCGCGTCTGCCTCGGCCACGCAGTGATAAAGGCCCCGTCCTCGTCTGCCCAGTGTGTCAGCTGACCCAGGATAGTGATGACCTCACTATCTTCAACCACCACGTTGACCTCTGCCTGAACCAGGAGGTCCTGCATGAGCTGGAGGGGCGGACATCATCTCCCATAAATCCCCCCTCAGTTATAAATAGCAAGGCCATAG CCAGAAGTGGTCTCCTGCCGATAAAAGCAAgcaaaggcaaaagcaaaag ACGAGATTCGCCTTCCTCGCCTCCTTCTAAAAAGGCTAAATGCCGCGGCTTTCACAACACCATCGACAAGTTCTTCAGGTGA
- the poc5 gene encoding centrosomal protein POC5 isoform X2, whose product MSSDEEPSSPVLPKDSDPGSSVSSDLQDEYEELLRYAVVTPKLDRLTSAHSQRPSHLPAGSRTSQRKEDTKSLRPAAEDMAGRSCSRVSVLSNAPSDRLQTVSERSRPSSPHQLDSAVTEMFISEENICKMENILDVWSNNLKSNVLTELRKWKLACMDQHQLEMRREKERYAAQSADLRTEIDGLKGLLNTYETSNQRKDEVIMNLSQVLDRNKEKHEKMRAFTHWRIQHSEAKEEARAAQVARQHYNLQLKKKVWFGWQSLIQKHWKVKVERACRARAEEVCTRLSTEYEAKLAEHCEAIEKAQAEIQRLRLERERSEESMKKAFMRGVCALNMEALGMFQTTEGQPSVQEQHDNLPPQDEYSATSGQLQPYPTSSTQFSPVYFDRPDPSHSRAEDMMGFGAAASRAEVITAAVHSSLPLGGTASSHKQVSGCVVTASQQRASKTVTARGTARPDAGKAARVNLQVTSVAPPMSSVVVERHHPVTQLTIGQATAAKFPRSSQQGQSSTRGRSSSRAPSSTCHAHSIKVVD is encoded by the exons ATGTCCTCTGACGAAGAACCAAGCAGTCCTGTCCTGCCCAAGGACTCTGATCCTGGCAGCTCTGTGTCCTCTGATCTTCAG GATGAGTATGAGGAGCTCCTCCGATATGCTGTTGTCACCCCAAAGCTCGACAGACTCACCAGTGCTCATTCGCAGCGGCCCTCACATCTGCCTGCAGGGAGTCGGACTTCACAGAGAAAAGAGGACACAAAATCACTGCGCCCAGCAG CTGAGGATATGGCAGGTCGGTCATGTAGCAGGGTGTCCGTGCTCTCAAACGCTCCCTCAGACAGGTTACAGACAGTGTCTGAGAGGTCAAGGCCAAGCAGCCCACACCAACTCGATTCTGCTGTGACCGAGATGTTCATATCGGAGGAAAACATATGCAAGATGGAGAACATACTGGACGTGTGGAGCAACAACCTGAAG TCAAATGTGCTGACAGAGCTCAGGAAGTGGAAGCTTGCGTGCATGGACCAACACCAACTGGaaatgaggagagagaaggagaggtaTGCAGCCCAGAGCGCTGACTTGAGGACAGAAATAGACGGTCTGAAGGGGCTGCTGAACACCTACGAGACTTCCAACCAGAGAAAAGATGAG GTGATCATGAACCTGAGCCAGGTGTTggacagaaataaagaaaaacatgaaaagatGAGAGCCTTCACCCACTGGAGAATCCAGCACTCTGAGGCCAAAGAGGAG GCACGTGCGGCTCAGGTAGCACGACAGCACTACAACTTGCAGCTGAAGAAGAAGGTGTGGTTCGGCTGGCAGTCTCTGATCCAGAAACACTGGAAGGTCAAGGTGGAGCGGGCTTGCCGTGCAAGGGCTGAAGAAGTCTGCACCCGTCTGTCTACAGAGTATGAGGCCAAGCTGGCAGAG CACTGTGAGGCTATAGAAAAGGCCCAGGCAGAGATTCAGAGACTGCGGCTAGAGCGAGAGCGTTCTGAAGAATCTATGAAGAAAGCCTTCATGAGGGGCGTGTGTGCTCTCAACATGGAGGCTCTCGGCATGTTTCAAACCACAGAGGGACAACCTTCAGTTCAAGAACAGCACG aTAATCTGCCTCCTCAGGATGAGTACTCTGCTACATCGGGTCAACTACAACCTTATCCAACCTCCTCCACACAGTTTAGCCCCGTCTACTTTGACCGCCCGGACCCTTCCCACAGCCGAGCAGAGGATATG ATGGGCTTTGGTGCCGCCGCGTCCAGGGCAGAAGTGATAACTGCAGCAGTGCACAGCTCCCTCCCACTCGGGGGCACTGCAAGTTCCCACAAACAG GTGAGCGGTTGCGTCGTCACTGCCAGTCAACAAAGAGCTTCAAAGACTGTAACGGCTCGCGGCACCGCCCGCCCTGACGCTGGCAAGGCTGCGCGGGTCAACCTCCAGGTGACGAGTGTGGCTCCGCCCATGAGCTCTGTGGTCGTTGAACGCCATCATCCCGTTACGCAG CTCACTATCGGTCAGGCCACGGCCGCTAAGTTTCCTCGCTCCTCCCAACAGGGCCAAAGCTCCACCAGAGGCAGAAGCTCCTCCAGAGCACCCAGCAGCACGTGCCATGCGCACTCTATCAAAGTAGTTGATTGA